The following coding sequences are from one Thermoplasmatales archaeon window:
- a CDS encoding MBL fold metallo-hydrolase: protein MEVKRYLGFGFESNVYLIKTEKIAIIDTGTGFYSKNLINQLEKEINMEEIDYIILTHEHFDHCGGAKELKELSNSKIVAHKNSSYIIEEGLDISASFFNAIQPKVEIDLKVRGGEEIDLGDIKLKILHTPGHSKGSISIYEEDSKSLFSGDTVFAYGNVGRTDFFGGDFEELRSSIKILSSLEVKNLYPGHGEYILNSGGKHVAMAEKMLDKF, encoded by the coding sequence ATGGAAGTTAAAAGATACCTTGGCTTCGGCTTTGAATCAAATGTCTATCTTATAAAAACCGAGAAAATTGCTATTATCGATACTGGAACAGGTTTTTATTCAAAAAATTTAATAAACCAGCTGGAGAAGGAGATAAATATGGAGGAAATAGATTACATAATCCTAACTCATGAGCATTTTGATCATTGTGGAGGAGCTAAAGAGCTAAAGGAATTAAGCAACTCAAAGATAGTTGCACACAAAAATTCTTCCTATATAATTGAAGAAGGGCTTGATATAAGTGCCTCCTTTTTCAATGCCATTCAGCCAAAAGTTGAAATTGATTTGAAAGTCAGAGGAGGAGAGGAAATAGATTTAGGAGATATTAAATTAAAAATTTTACATACACCAGGTCACTCAAAAGGAAGCATAAGTATTTATGAGGAGGATAGCAAATCCCTCTTTTCTGGAGATACAGTATTTGCCTATGGAAATGTTGGAAGAACAGATTTTTTTGGCGGGGATTTTGAAGAGTTGAGAAGTTCAATAAAAATTCTTAGCTCGCTAGAAGTTAAAAATTTATATCCAGGGCATGGAGAATATATCCTGAATAGCGGTGGAAAGCACGTTGCAATGGCAGAAAAAATGTTAGATAAATTTTAA
- a CDS encoding PPC domain-containing protein has product MKGKAKIAVGIVVLLAISAMGFGITMQPEKSKPITKLQEKIKTTDISGNEEVKGYLLDSYIRDDSEEVGILGEGNDAGYNVDTGNEMKRALPIYPGEVRDEAPGRKFTGELEPGKDNEDWYSFSVCEKQKIKVTLNPKSNFDLQLVKPDGSVAATSANAGNAAESVEFTSDKTGSWAIRIYVGSGATAGEYTFDVKIEGQNDAGSGKDAGNDISQALKITPGTYYGYMDMNDWEDWYSFDVSAGQGIKVEIKPMQKSDFDIHLYDPSGKWVYSAQYYGDDTLLYPADVSGTWKIKIDMFPGWDKSKWPKNYFLYGSGVYTLTLTLGVSAPPPPGPIPQPEIIPVAQTFVVNDDPNSNKDEYAYIAAIPAANYIKDGKRYVSPIVYRGVNKQTHWFGTVDDTTQYLLDDWNTYLARHGMTATEYVLNADPVKAAAEIATTKWTTSSIAVVTVDGSDFEDEINTVVDKDATLVVKTKVTTAPKGSSKLKDFGGKQALPMFLDKSWGAMTVYTRGKDSPAVGIITPRYEPGTEEDWPFPYDARGDNTNIYFPVSTPGLWIPYVGSNSGDWTLEVTVYSGDRYTIPISTTDCSIKVTVTTDEPSYLEVFLIDPYGNIRDPSVPHWNGGPINPIHVWNGGHWEGIGFEKWRRWEPTYSKEHTVEAHYPMTGKWTAIVAPHYPYGQEKMSDSIPYHIKIEVREHNPKRVNAALSSANAAVIASLKHAPLLYVKEDSVPAETTSALSKLGVSNIIFVNIGKVSSASLPGSVTEYKTMAEVVDAIKKDPKSENFITITSLATLNGYFAPAGMIAAYHGSPVLSIGEAAEAYDILDKATTWRTYGGGWYHGCRAQGHLPSMSEPFDWIDFLKDLLGGNIPSPGFDLEKRWFTAIHDGIYNLTVKYNLDLPGKEAYLFVADREDDIRHLVILAMTGNNSYAGQIIFDTPAMQTALICRNILYPAIIYANPGRNVTTSQLMNFPDGHTWRTNDGKSYTVYSSRELKKSFSSHGRFYEGHCIWENLLERYNTGALVSYYSGHGTGGSGISAQPRNWAEDFPQAEPRYHHLHDFTWWDGWRGYMYDDTQTKDPRWGGFTWYNAKEPNLYDFIHFKWVDQLFQNLHSEIELWMSCTTGQHFGPDIYLEHGAVLWYGNAGTGLCPQEDLLDDWWIYDFMVEGKPIGEALSTYIYLHQRDYTTGDDFAMYGPSSMQVTNVQVIFGDPTLICYSPEWVEPKPVAP; this is encoded by the coding sequence ATGAAAGGAAAAGCGAAAATAGCGGTAGGAATTGTGGTGTTATTAGCAATATCTGCGATGGGCTTTGGAATAACAATGCAACCTGAGAAGAGCAAGCCTATAACAAAATTGCAGGAGAAAATAAAAACAACAGATATATCAGGAAATGAAGAAGTAAAGGGCTACCTTCTTGACAGCTACATAAGAGATGATAGTGAAGAAGTAGGAATTCTTGGAGAGGGGAATGATGCTGGCTACAATGTTGATACAGGAAATGAGATGAAGAGAGCATTGCCAATATATCCTGGAGAAGTTAGAGATGAAGCACCCGGAAGAAAATTTACTGGTGAGCTTGAGCCAGGTAAAGATAATGAAGACTGGTACTCATTTTCAGTGTGTGAAAAGCAAAAGATAAAGGTTACACTTAACCCAAAATCAAACTTTGATTTGCAACTTGTAAAACCTGATGGAAGCGTTGCTGCAACTTCTGCAAATGCGGGAAATGCTGCGGAGAGCGTTGAATTTACTTCAGACAAAACAGGATCATGGGCAATTCGCATATATGTGGGAAGCGGGGCAACTGCTGGAGAATATACTTTTGATGTTAAAATAGAGGGACAAAATGATGCGGGTAGCGGAAAAGATGCGGGAAATGACATATCACAGGCACTTAAAATTACACCAGGCACATATTATGGTTACATGGACATGAATGACTGGGAAGACTGGTATAGCTTTGATGTTAGCGCTGGGCAGGGGATAAAAGTAGAAATAAAGCCAATGCAAAAATCAGATTTTGATATACATCTCTATGATCCAAGTGGCAAATGGGTTTATAGTGCCCAATATTATGGAGATGATACACTTCTTTATCCCGCTGATGTGAGTGGAACATGGAAGATAAAAATAGATATGTTCCCTGGATGGGATAAAAGCAAGTGGCCGAAGAATTACTTCTTATATGGCTCAGGAGTATATACTTTAACATTAACTCTTGGAGTAAGCGCCCCTCCGCCACCTGGCCCGATTCCACAGCCAGAAATAATTCCTGTTGCACAGACATTTGTTGTTAATGATGACCCAAATAGCAATAAAGATGAGTATGCATATATAGCTGCGATACCTGCTGCAAACTATATCAAGGATGGAAAGAGATATGTTTCACCGATTGTTTATAGAGGAGTAAATAAGCAAACTCACTGGTTTGGAACAGTTGATGACACAACTCAATACCTACTGGATGACTGGAATACATATCTTGCAAGACACGGAATGACCGCAACAGAATATGTGCTGAATGCAGATCCAGTTAAAGCAGCAGCTGAAATAGCAACAACAAAATGGACAACTTCAAGCATTGCGGTCGTTACTGTTGATGGAAGTGATTTTGAAGATGAGATTAATACAGTAGTTGATAAGGATGCAACACTTGTAGTTAAAACAAAAGTAACAACCGCTCCAAAAGGAAGTTCAAAACTTAAAGATTTTGGAGGAAAGCAAGCTTTGCCAATGTTCCTTGATAAGAGCTGGGGAGCAATGACTGTTTATACTCGCGGGAAAGATTCACCTGCGGTAGGAATAATAACTCCAAGATATGAGCCTGGCACTGAAGAAGACTGGCCTTTCCCATATGATGCAAGAGGAGATAATACAAACATATACTTCCCAGTTTCAACTCCAGGATTATGGATTCCATATGTTGGTTCAAATAGCGGTGACTGGACACTTGAAGTAACCGTTTATAGTGGGGATAGATATACAATACCAATTTCAACAACAGATTGCAGTATAAAAGTTACTGTAACAACAGATGAGCCAAGCTATTTAGAAGTATTCCTAATTGATCCATATGGAAATATAAGAGATCCGTCTGTGCCACATTGGAATGGTGGTCCAATAAATCCGATACATGTATGGAATGGAGGGCATTGGGAAGGTATAGGATTTGAGAAATGGCGCAGATGGGAACCAACATATAGCAAAGAGCACACTGTAGAAGCACATTATCCAATGACAGGAAAATGGACCGCAATTGTTGCTCCTCATTATCCATATGGACAGGAAAAGATGAGTGATTCAATACCATATCATATAAAAATAGAAGTTAGGGAGCATAATCCAAAAAGAGTTAATGCGGCCTTATCCTCTGCAAATGCTGCGGTAATTGCTTCCTTAAAGCATGCTCCATTGCTCTATGTGAAGGAAGATAGCGTTCCTGCAGAAACAACATCCGCATTATCAAAGCTCGGAGTATCAAACATAATATTTGTCAATATAGGTAAGGTAAGCTCCGCAAGCTTGCCTGGAAGTGTTACAGAATACAAGACAATGGCGGAAGTAGTTGATGCAATAAAGAAAGATCCAAAATCAGAGAATTTCATAACAATTACTTCTCTTGCAACGCTTAATGGCTATTTTGCACCAGCGGGAATGATAGCAGCATACCATGGCTCACCAGTTTTAAGCATTGGAGAAGCAGCAGAAGCATATGATATACTTGATAAGGCAACAACATGGCGCACATACGGCGGAGGATGGTATCATGGATGCAGAGCTCAAGGCCATCTTCCATCAATGAGTGAGCCATTTGACTGGATAGATTTCCTAAAAGATTTACTTGGAGGAAATATACCAAGCCCCGGCTTTGATTTGGAGAAGAGATGGTTTACCGCAATACATGATGGAATATACAATCTAACAGTGAAATATAACTTAGATTTGCCAGGAAAAGAAGCATATTTATTTGTTGCGGACAGAGAAGATGATATTCGCCACCTTGTAATACTTGCAATGACAGGAAATAATTCATATGCGGGACAAATAATATTTGATACACCCGCAATGCAAACCGCATTGATATGCAGAAATATATTATATCCAGCAATAATTTATGCAAATCCAGGGAGAAATGTTACAACTTCCCAGCTAATGAACTTCCCAGATGGTCACACATGGCGCACAAATGATGGAAAATCATATACAGTATATTCATCTCGTGAATTAAAAAAATCATTCAGCTCTCATGGAAGATTCTATGAAGGTCATTGTATATGGGAAAATCTGCTTGAAAGATATAATACTGGGGCACTTGTTAGTTATTATTCTGGCCATGGAACAGGAGGAAGCGGAATTTCCGCACAACCTCGCAATTGGGCAGAGGATTTCCCACAAGCGGAGCCAAGATATCACCATTTGCACGATTTTACATGGTGGGATGGATGGCGTGGATACATGTATGATGATACTCAAACAAAAGACCCGAGATGGGGTGGATTCACATGGTATAATGCAAAAGAGCCAAATCTATATGACTTCATTCATTTCAAATGGGTTGACCAGCTATTCCAGAATTTGCACAGCGAAATAGAACTATGGATGTCATGTACAACAGGTCAGCATTTCGGCCCAGATATATATCTTGAGCATGGAGCAGTGTTATGGTATGGAAATGCGGGAACTGGTTTATGCCCACAGGAAGATTTGCTTGATGACTGGTGGATATATGATTTCATGGTTGAAGGAAAACCAATAGGAGAAGCATTATCCACATACATATATTTGCATCAGCGAGACTATACCACTGGCGATGACTTTGCAATGTATGGACCATCATCAATGCAGGTTACAAATGTTCAAGTGATATTCGGAGACCCAACACTCATATGCTACAGCCCAGAATGGGTTGAGCCAAAACCAGTAGCACCATAA
- a CDS encoding class I SAM-dependent methyltransferase family protein translates to MKHICIAIPKNKAEEIRKKLIEKNLISKEFKVIRDENYVYFPVEKEIEIEGCFICEKDFEYIKIESYEEILASKGIKPSTLSIDIIGEIAILRGREENLKEIANAILLSNKHIKSVFYDRGVYDEYRVRNVEFIAGENKTETIHNEYGIKIKLDISRVYFSPRLAGERMRVAKMVGENEIVIDMFAGVAPFSLLIAKFSKAKKIFAIDKNVDAIKYARENILLNKIKNIEVIEGDAKDVLPCLPSAEHVIMNLPHKSFDFLPFAIEKGKIIHYYEIIERKKIDKRVEEIKEKIRSEGYEAEIENIRVIGNYSPSKYKVGMELFIKKF, encoded by the coding sequence GTGAAGCATATTTGCATTGCAATTCCGAAAAATAAAGCGGAAGAGATAAGAAAAAAATTAATTGAAAAAAATTTGATTTCAAAGGAGTTCAAGGTTATAAGAGATGAAAATTATGTCTATTTTCCAGTTGAAAAAGAAATCGAGATTGAAGGTTGCTTTATATGCGAAAAAGATTTTGAATATATAAAAATAGAAAGCTATGAAGAGATTCTGGCGTCTAAAGGAATAAAGCCATCCACCCTTTCAATTGATATAATAGGTGAGATAGCAATTTTGAGAGGGAGAGAAGAAAACTTAAAGGAGATTGCGAATGCAATACTATTATCAAACAAGCATATAAAATCAGTTTTTTATGATAGAGGTGTTTATGATGAGTATAGGGTTAGAAATGTTGAATTTATTGCAGGGGAGAATAAAACAGAGACAATTCATAATGAATATGGAATAAAAATAAAGCTTGATATATCCAGAGTTTATTTTTCCCCTCGCCTTGCTGGCGAGAGGATGAGGGTTGCAAAAATGGTTGGGGAGAATGAAATTGTAATTGATATGTTCGCGGGCGTAGCTCCTTTTAGCCTTTTAATAGCAAAGTTTTCAAAAGCAAAAAAGATTTTTGCAATAGATAAAAATGTAGATGCAATAAAATATGCAAGGGAAAATATTTTGTTGAATAAAATAAAAAATATTGAAGTGATTGAAGGAGATGCAAAAGATGTTTTGCCCTGTTTGCCATCTGCGGAGCATGTAATAATGAATTTACCGCATAAAAGCTTTGATTTTCTTCCCTTTGCGATTGAAAAAGGAAAAATTATTCATTATTATGAAATAATTGAAAGAAAAAAAATTGATAAAAGGGTGGAAGAGATAAAGGAAAAAATAAGGAGCGAGGGCTATGAAGCGGAAATAGAAAATATTAGAGTTATAGGAAATTATTCTCCTTCGAAATATAAAGTTGGGATGGAGTTATTCATAAAGAAGTTTTAA
- the rpe gene encoding ribulose-phosphate 3-epimerase, with product MIIAPSLLSADFSRLAEEIKKLEDAEADWLHLDVMDGNFVPNITFGPCVIKSIRKITDMPFDAHLMIEKPEQHYLNFLSAGVDIITVHVEATKSLYRLLEEIKKNCKAGIALNPATPLSSAENVLDTIDLLLIMTVEPGFSGQNFIDKMVKKVRMAKKMIGKREIYLAVDGGVNDKNAKILREAGADVLVSGSYIFSSKNYKEVIKKLRL from the coding sequence ATGATAATTGCTCCATCTCTCCTTTCTGCGGACTTTTCTCGCCTGGCGGAGGAAATAAAAAAATTGGAAGATGCAGAAGCGGACTGGCTTCACCTAGATGTAATGGATGGAAATTTTGTCCCAAATATAACATTTGGCCCTTGCGTTATAAAAAGCATCAGGAAAATCACAGATATGCCCTTCGATGCACACCTGATGATTGAAAAGCCCGAGCAACATTACTTAAATTTTTTATCTGCTGGAGTAGATATAATAACTGTTCATGTCGAAGCTACAAAATCTCTTTACAGGCTCTTGGAAGAGATAAAAAAGAATTGCAAGGCAGGAATTGCATTGAATCCCGCAACACCTCTCTCTTCAGCAGAAAATGTTCTAGATACCATAGATTTGCTTCTTATAATGACAGTTGAGCCAGGTTTCAGCGGACAGAATTTCATAGATAAAATGGTTAAAAAAGTAAGAATGGCTAAAAAGATGATAGGTAAAAGGGAAATTTATCTCGCAGTGGATGGAGGGGTGAATGATAAAAACGCAAAAATTTTGAGGGAGGCGGGCGCAGATGTGCTTGTGTCTGGCTCCTATATATTTAGCAGTAAAAACTATAAGGAGGTAATAAAAAAATTAAGACTTTAA
- the dph5 gene encoding diphthine synthase, with the protein MLSFIGLGLWDEKDITLKGLEEAKKCDKIFAEFYTSKIGVGIEKIEELIGKKIHVLSREEVENGKILLEEAKKKRVALLVPGDPMEATTHIDLRIRAIEEGIETKIFHGVSIISASASFVGLQTYKFGRVISIAKPSKGYFPLSPYENLKENFKAGLHSLLLLDIGMSANEAMEILLEMEKMKKEKVVDENSFIVVIARISSDDAIARANEIKYLIKEDFGELPHSIIFPGKLHFMEKKALIKIANAPEKIIEGERDYGATGFGSTHSGL; encoded by the coding sequence ATGCTTTCTTTTATAGGCCTAGGACTATGGGATGAGAAAGATATAACATTGAAAGGATTAGAAGAAGCAAAAAAATGCGATAAAATTTTTGCGGAATTCTATACAAGCAAAATCGGCGTTGGTATAGAAAAAATAGAAGAATTAATAGGAAAAAAAATCCATGTTTTGAGTAGAGAAGAGGTAGAGAATGGAAAAATTTTATTGGAAGAGGCAAAAAAGAAAAGAGTTGCTCTACTTGTGCCAGGCGACCCGATGGAAGCCACAACGCATATTGATCTCAGGATAAGGGCGATTGAGGAAGGAATTGAAACAAAAATTTTTCATGGTGTTAGCATTATATCTGCATCCGCAAGTTTTGTTGGATTACAAACTTATAAATTTGGAAGAGTAATAAGCATTGCTAAGCCATCTAAGGGCTATTTCCCTCTCTCACCTTATGAAAATCTTAAAGAAAATTTTAAGGCGGGGCTCCATTCATTATTGCTACTTGACATTGGAATGAGTGCAAATGAGGCAATGGAAATTCTTCTTGAAATGGAGAAAATGAAAAAAGAAAAAGTTGTTGATGAAAACTCATTTATTGTGGTAATTGCAAGAATTTCTTCAGATGACGCAATTGCGAGAGCAAATGAAATAAAATATTTAATAAAGGAAGATTTTGGCGAATTGCCACACTCAATAATTTTCCCTGGAAAACTGCATTTTATGGAGAAAAAAGCACTAATAAAAATAGCAAATGCTCCAGAAAAAATAATAGAAGGGGAAAGAGATTATGGTGCTACTGGTTTTGGCTCAACCCATTCTGGGCTGTAG
- a CDS encoding M42 family metallopeptidase, with the protein MNEIIRRLCNAHGISGYEDEIREIIREELQKFVDKIEVDNLGNIIAFKDGEGPSIMLCAHMDEIGLMVKSIGEDGFIKFLKIGGWFDQSLINRRVIIHGEKGKRYGVIGFKPPHIMKEEEKKKAILAEEMFIDTGAKSREEVEKEGVRIGSPITLDVEMKELINNRITGKAIDDRIGIAMMIEAIKRIKNNSKIYLVGTVQEEVGLKGAKTSAYKISPDVAIVCEVAVAKDYPGADEKEKSIKIDGGAVITVVDAGGRGLIVQRNVLKWLEETAKKEGIKYQLEVSEGGTTDATAIHLTKEGIPCGVVSVPTRYMHSGVEMISLNDFEECVKLVSKAIDNLKLLYE; encoded by the coding sequence ATGAATGAAATAATAAGGAGGCTTTGCAATGCTCATGGCATTTCTGGCTATGAAGATGAAATAAGAGAAATCATAAGAGAAGAGCTTCAGAAATTCGTTGATAAAATAGAAGTAGATAATTTAGGGAATATAATTGCTTTTAAAGATGGAGAAGGGCCAAGTATAATGCTTTGCGCTCACATGGATGAAATTGGTTTAATGGTAAAGAGTATAGGCGAAGATGGTTTTATAAAATTTTTAAAAATTGGAGGATGGTTTGATCAGAGCTTGATAAACAGAAGAGTTATCATACATGGGGAAAAGGGGAAAAGATATGGAGTAATTGGCTTCAAACCACCCCATATTATGAAAGAGGAGGAAAAAAAGAAGGCAATTCTTGCGGAAGAAATGTTCATTGATACGGGAGCAAAAAGCAGGGAAGAAGTGGAAAAAGAGGGAGTAAGAATAGGAAGCCCTATCACGCTGGATGTGGAAATGAAGGAATTAATAAACAACAGAATAACTGGAAAAGCAATTGATGACAGAATAGGCATTGCAATGATGATTGAAGCAATTAAAAGAATAAAGAATAATTCAAAAATATATTTAGTTGGAACAGTGCAGGAAGAAGTGGGGCTTAAAGGAGCAAAAACAAGCGCTTATAAAATTTCTCCAGATGTTGCAATAGTTTGTGAGGTAGCGGTTGCAAAAGATTATCCAGGAGCGGATGAAAAAGAAAAAAGCATAAAAATTGATGGAGGCGCGGTGATAACCGTTGTGGACGCAGGCGGGCGCGGGCTGATAGTGCAGAGGAATGTGCTGAAATGGCTTGAAGAGACTGCAAAGAAGGAGGGGATAAAATATCAGCTTGAGGTAAGTGAAGGAGGGACAACAGATGCAACCGCAATACATCTGACAAAGGAAGGAATTCCTTGTGGGGTAGTGAGTGTGCCAACAAGATATATGCATTCCGGGGTGGAGATGATTAGCTTGAATGATTTTGAGGAATGTGTTAAACTCGTTTCTAAAGCAATTGATAACTTAAAACTTCTTTATGAATAA